A part of Trueperaceae bacterium genomic DNA contains:
- the uvrB gene encoding excinuclease ABC subunit UvrB gives MSLTVHSPYTPKGDQPEAISGLVEGLQDGLRFQTLLGATGTGKTYTMAKVIEAVNRPALVLAPNKVLTAQLAAEFRDFFPDAAVEFFISYYDYYQPEAYVPARDLFIEKDSNVNMELERLRHSTTRSLLTRRDVIVVASVSAIYGLGSPEEYEKLHLLLDVGKRLPRDEILATLVRQQYERNDIELAAGRFRARGDVVEVWAAYEERPLRIELWGDEIDRLTMIDPVTGEEVAELESAMVFPAKHYVTPYEKLAPAVEEIEHDLAERLAYFEATGRLLEKQRLKERTNYDLEMLRTLGYCQGIENYSRYLERRPAGSTPGTLLDYFPDDFVTFLDESHVMLPQVRGMFNGDRNRKQTLVDYGFRLPAALDNRPLKEEEFLAKVGQVVFVSATPTEREVGMSDQVVEQVIRPTGLVDPLVTVKPSRGQIDDLLFAVRERAKRGERVLVTTLTKRMAEDLTEYLATQGIRVRYMHSDIDAVERQVIIRDLRLGHFDVLVGINLLREGLDLPEVSLVAILDADKTGFLRSERSLIQTIGRAARNVNGEVYLYADEVSDAMRLAMDETNRRRAKQLAYNEANDITPESVRKRVHDVIRGSEADDQEAPPAKLDPWERELAFDDLRQELATLENEMWEASEALDFERAAALRDRIREIEARLQGREVLVTTIPGQAPKGALAQRKAPKARA, from the coding sequence ATGTCCCTTACCGTGCATTCGCCGTACACGCCCAAGGGCGATCAGCCCGAGGCGATCTCCGGTCTGGTCGAAGGCCTACAGGACGGCCTACGCTTCCAGACGCTCCTCGGCGCCACGGGAACCGGTAAGACGTACACCATGGCGAAGGTCATCGAGGCGGTGAACCGGCCGGCCCTCGTGCTGGCGCCCAACAAGGTCCTGACCGCCCAGCTGGCCGCGGAGTTCCGCGACTTCTTCCCCGACGCCGCCGTCGAGTTCTTCATCTCGTACTACGACTACTACCAGCCGGAAGCGTACGTGCCGGCGCGCGACCTCTTCATCGAGAAGGACTCGAACGTGAACATGGAGCTCGAGCGCCTGCGGCACTCCACGACGCGCTCGCTGCTCACGCGCCGCGACGTCATCGTCGTCGCCTCCGTATCCGCCATCTACGGCTTGGGCTCGCCCGAGGAGTACGAGAAGCTCCACCTGTTGCTCGACGTCGGCAAGCGGCTCCCGCGCGACGAGATCCTCGCCACCCTGGTCCGCCAGCAGTACGAGCGCAACGACATCGAGCTCGCCGCCGGCCGGTTCCGCGCGCGCGGCGACGTAGTGGAGGTCTGGGCGGCGTACGAGGAGCGACCGCTACGTATCGAGCTGTGGGGCGACGAGATCGACCGCCTCACGATGATCGACCCCGTCACGGGCGAGGAGGTCGCTGAGCTCGAGAGCGCGATGGTCTTCCCGGCCAAGCACTATGTGACGCCTTACGAGAAGCTGGCGCCGGCCGTCGAGGAGATCGAGCACGACCTCGCTGAGCGCCTCGCGTACTTCGAGGCGACGGGCAGGCTCCTGGAGAAGCAGCGGCTCAAGGAGCGCACGAACTACGACCTGGAGATGCTGCGCACGCTCGGTTACTGCCAAGGCATAGAGAACTACTCCCGTTACCTCGAGCGGCGGCCCGCCGGCAGCACGCCCGGCACGCTGCTCGACTACTTCCCGGACGACTTCGTCACGTTCCTCGACGAGTCGCACGTGATGCTCCCCCAGGTCCGGGGCATGTTCAACGGCGACCGCAACCGCAAGCAGACGCTCGTCGACTACGGCTTCAGGCTGCCGGCCGCCCTCGACAACCGGCCGCTCAAGGAGGAGGAGTTCCTCGCGAAGGTCGGGCAGGTCGTGTTCGTGAGCGCCACCCCCACGGAGCGCGAGGTCGGCATGTCCGACCAGGTCGTGGAGCAGGTGATCCGCCCGACGGGCCTCGTCGACCCGCTCGTCACCGTCAAGCCGAGCCGCGGCCAGATCGACGACCTGCTCTTCGCCGTCCGCGAGCGCGCCAAGCGCGGCGAACGCGTCCTCGTCACCACGCTCACGAAGCGCATGGCCGAGGACCTCACCGAGTACCTGGCGACGCAGGGCATACGGGTGCGCTACATGCACTCGGACATCGACGCCGTGGAGCGGCAGGTCATCATCCGCGACCTGCGCCTCGGGCATTTCGACGTCCTCGTCGGCATCAACCTCCTGCGCGAGGGCCTCGACCTACCGGAGGTGAGCCTCGTGGCCATCCTCGACGCCGACAAGACGGGCTTCCTGCGGAGCGAGCGCTCGCTCATCCAGACGATCGGTCGCGCGGCCCGCAACGTCAACGGCGAGGTCTACCTCTACGCGGACGAGGTCTCGGACGCCATGCGCCTGGCGATGGACGAGACGAACAGGCGGCGCGCCAAGCAGCTCGCCTACAACGAGGCCAACGACATCACCCCCGAGTCGGTGCGCAAGCGTGTTCACGACGTCATCCGCGGCTCCGAGGCCGACGATCAGGAAGCGCCGCCCGCCAAGCTCGACCCCTGGGAGCGCGAGCTCGCGTTCGACGACCTCAGACAGGAGCTGGCCACGCTCGAGAACGAGATGTGGGAGGCCTCCGAGGCGCTCGACTTCGAGCGCGCCGCCGCGCTGCGCGACCGCATCCGCGAGATCGAGGCGCGCCTGCAGGGGCGGGAGGTCCTGGTCACGACGATCCCGGGCCAGGCCCCGAAGGGCGCCCTCGCGCAGCGCAAGGCCCCGAAGGCCCGCGCCTGA
- a CDS encoding carbohydrate ABC transporter permease, giving the protein MTGAANTASGRRPRGKIVGKIVGKTLFWLLIAVLFVYLMFPFYWALVSALKSQPELIRTPATLWPAEPVLTNFKAVLSNDRFVRAMLVSTLVASCVTLLSLAAGSFAGYALGKMRFRGRSPSLYVILAMTMFPQIAVLAGLYAVIRLLALPAIPSMILSYLLFTLPFTVWVLTSFFKGLPDSLLQAAQVDGATLFQAFRHVLLPLTAPALVTTGLLAFIQAWNEYLFALTFTVIDPPARTVPVAIALFTGEIARQEPFGEIMAAAVIVTIPLVVLVLVFQQRIVAGLTAGAVKG; this is encoded by the coding sequence GTGACGGGCGCGGCGAACACCGCCTCCGGCCGGCGGCCACGCGGCAAGATCGTCGGCAAGATCGTCGGCAAGACCCTCTTCTGGCTGCTCATCGCCGTCCTGTTCGTCTACCTGATGTTCCCGTTCTACTGGGCGCTCGTGTCCGCCCTGAAGTCGCAGCCGGAACTGATAAGGACCCCGGCCACCTTGTGGCCCGCGGAGCCCGTGCTGACGAACTTCAAGGCCGTGCTCAGCAACGACCGCTTCGTGCGCGCGATGCTCGTCTCGACGCTCGTGGCGAGCTGCGTCACGCTCCTGTCGTTGGCCGCCGGTTCCTTCGCCGGCTACGCCCTCGGCAAGATGCGTTTCCGGGGTCGCAGCCCATCGCTCTACGTCATCCTCGCCATGACGATGTTCCCGCAGATCGCGGTGCTGGCGGGGCTCTACGCCGTGATACGCCTCCTGGCGCTGCCCGCCATCCCGAGCATGATCCTGTCGTACCTGCTCTTCACGCTGCCGTTCACGGTCTGGGTGCTCACGTCGTTCTTCAAGGGGCTGCCCGACTCGCTCCTGCAAGCGGCGCAGGTGGACGGGGCCACGCTCTTCCAGGCGTTCAGGCACGTCCTGCTGCCGCTCACGGCGCCGGCGCTCGTGACCACCGGGCTCCTCGCCTTCATCCAGGCGTGGAACGAGTACCTCTTCGCCCTCACGTTCACCGTGATCGACCCGCCGGCGCGGACGGTGCCCGTGGCCATCGCCCTGTTCACCGGCGAGATCGCGCGTCAGGAGCCGTTCGGCGAGATCATGGCCGCGGCCGTCATCGTCACCATCCCGCTGGTGGTCCTAGTGCTCGTGTTCCAGCAGCGCATCGTCGCGGGGCTGACGGCAGGGGCCGTCAAAGGCTAG
- a CDS encoding ABC transporter substrate-binding protein, translating into MRTVRKILILALAAVAVAAAQAQTVVTVATGAVGQELELSRAAAARYMALHPDVTVNVLETPDLTDNRQALYLQMFEAQSSDVDVFQIDVIWPGDMAEHFVDLYDYGARDVADQHFPAIIENNTVDGHLVGIPWFTDAGLLYYRSDLLEKYGFDGPPATWSELTSMAQTIQDGERAAGNPDFWGFVFQGNSYEGLTCDALEWVSSFGGGSIVSPAGVITINNPKAVAALETAASWVGTIAPNGVTSFDEESARNMFQAGNAAFMRNWPYAYSLGNASDSVIAGKFDVSPLPAGPDGSPAATLGGWQLAVSKYSKNPAVAADVALFFASYDEQKIRAVEGSYNPTVMALYQDEDVLAAVPFFGSLYDVFINAVARPSTATAPDYAAVSRAFYTGVHSVMTGQATAADAVAEIEADIEDVTGFPTGQP; encoded by the coding sequence GTGAGAACCGTGCGTAAGATCCTGATACTCGCACTCGCCGCGGTAGCGGTGGCGGCCGCGCAAGCGCAGACGGTGGTGACGGTGGCCACCGGCGCCGTCGGCCAGGAACTCGAGTTGAGCAGGGCCGCTGCGGCGCGCTACATGGCACTCCACCCGGACGTGACCGTCAACGTCCTCGAGACCCCCGACCTGACGGACAACCGCCAGGCGCTCTACCTGCAGATGTTCGAGGCGCAGTCCTCCGACGTAGACGTGTTCCAGATCGACGTCATCTGGCCCGGCGACATGGCCGAGCACTTCGTCGACCTCTACGACTACGGCGCCAGGGACGTCGCCGACCAGCACTTCCCCGCCATCATCGAGAACAACACGGTCGACGGCCACCTGGTCGGCATCCCCTGGTTCACGGACGCCGGCCTCCTCTACTACCGCAGCGACCTTCTCGAGAAGTACGGCTTCGACGGGCCGCCCGCCACGTGGAGCGAGCTGACGAGCATGGCGCAGACGATCCAGGACGGCGAGCGCGCCGCCGGCAACCCCGACTTCTGGGGCTTCGTCTTCCAGGGCAACTCGTACGAGGGCCTGACGTGCGACGCCCTCGAGTGGGTCTCCTCCTTCGGCGGCGGCTCGATCGTCAGCCCGGCCGGCGTCATCACGATCAACAACCCGAAGGCCGTGGCCGCCCTGGAGACGGCCGCGTCGTGGGTGGGCACCATCGCCCCGAACGGCGTGACGAGCTTCGACGAGGAGTCCGCCCGCAACATGTTCCAGGCCGGTAACGCCGCGTTCATGCGCAACTGGCCGTACGCCTACTCGCTCGGCAACGCCTCGGACAGCGTGATCGCGGGCAAGTTCGATGTCAGCCCGCTGCCGGCCGGTCCTGACGGCTCTCCTGCAGCGACCCTCGGTGGCTGGCAACTCGCCGTCTCCAAGTACAGCAAGAACCCGGCCGTGGCCGCCGACGTGGCGCTCTTCTTCGCCTCCTACGACGAGCAGAAGATCCGCGCCGTCGAAGGCAGCTACAACCCGACCGTCATGGCCCTGTACCAGGACGAGGACGTCCTCGCGGCCGTGCCGTTCTTCGGCTCGCTCTACGACGTCTTCATCAACGCGGTCGCGAGGCCATCGACGGCCACGGCGCCCGACTACGCCGCCGTCTCCCGCGCCTTCTACACGGGCGTGCATAGCGTGATGACGGGCCAGGCCACGGCAGCTGACGCCGTCGCGGAGATCGAGGCCGACATCGAGGACGTCACGGGCTTCCCCACCGGGCAGCCCTGA
- a CDS encoding acetoacetate--CoA ligase, with translation MQRSAATEPLWTPTPERAGASAMEAFRLTVERTALTPLPDYDALHAFSVARPDEFWAGLAAELRLPLTARPSAVRSGDPLPRTRWFPGATLNYAAALLQPAIGAAAPTGAALIGVGEPGEDGEVHERRWSWDELRAEAAAAQAALRAAGVGEGDAVAAFAANVPETVVLLLACASMGAVFTSCSPDFGAAAAGARFGQLAPKLLFASPVYRYGGVTRDVAGTVRDIARSLPSLLGTVEFPYPGEAPRLPGVPGWRAWLAPHRGAPAPEYAALPFDHPLYVLYSSGTTGLPKAMVHRAGGVLLTHRKEHALHSDIRAGDVVFYYTTTGWMMWNWLVSALASGATVVLYDGSPAYPDTLATFRLAERLGVTFFGTSARFLQGLAAEGARPGDACDLSALRTVASTGSPLSPRGFEYVYAALKEDVHLASISGGTDIVGCFMLGVPTLPVFAGEIQRPGLGVDLRVLDESGNEVREAAGELVCASALPSMPLRFVGDDDFGRYTAAYFGVYAGLWRHGDLVERTGNGGIVVYGRSDATLNPGGVRIGTAEIYRPLEAIGEVREAVAVAKRTGADGEDQEIWLLVVLRAGASLGGGLEARVKQAIREAASPRHVPKRVVDVPELPRTRSGKVMELAVTRLVNGEPIANREVVANPESLDALARRLASL, from the coding sequence GTGCAGAGGAGCGCCGCCACCGAGCCGCTGTGGACGCCGACGCCGGAACGCGCCGGCGCCAGCGCCATGGAGGCGTTCCGCCTGACCGTCGAGCGGACCGCGCTCACGCCCCTGCCCGACTACGACGCGCTGCACGCCTTCAGCGTCGCGCGCCCCGACGAGTTCTGGGCGGGGCTGGCCGCCGAGTTGCGGTTGCCTCTCACGGCGCGCCCGTCCGCCGTCAGGTCCGGCGACCCGCTGCCCCGCACCCGGTGGTTCCCGGGCGCCACCCTCAACTACGCCGCGGCGCTGCTCCAGCCGGCCATCGGCGCCGCCGCCCCAACTGGCGCGGCCCTCATCGGGGTCGGTGAGCCGGGCGAGGACGGGGAGGTCCATGAGCGGCGCTGGTCGTGGGACGAGCTTCGCGCCGAGGCGGCCGCGGCGCAGGCGGCGTTGCGGGCCGCCGGGGTCGGCGAGGGCGACGCGGTGGCCGCGTTCGCCGCCAACGTGCCGGAGACGGTCGTCCTCCTGCTCGCGTGCGCCTCCATGGGCGCCGTGTTCACGTCCTGTTCGCCCGACTTCGGCGCGGCGGCGGCCGGCGCCCGGTTCGGACAGCTCGCGCCCAAGCTCCTCTTCGCCAGCCCCGTCTACCGTTACGGCGGGGTGACGCGCGATGTCGCGGGCACGGTCCGCGACATCGCGCGCTCGCTCCCGAGCTTGCTGGGAACCGTGGAGTTTCCCTACCCGGGGGAGGCGCCGCGCCTGCCCGGCGTTCCGGGCTGGCGGGCTTGGCTGGCGCCCCACCGGGGCGCGCCGGCGCCGGAGTACGCCGCGCTCCCGTTCGACCATCCCTTGTACGTGCTCTACAGCTCCGGTACCACGGGCTTGCCAAAGGCCATGGTGCACCGCGCCGGCGGCGTGCTCCTCACTCATCGCAAGGAGCACGCCCTCCACTCCGACATCCGCGCCGGCGACGTCGTCTTCTACTACACGACCACGGGCTGGATGATGTGGAACTGGCTCGTCTCCGCCCTCGCGTCCGGTGCCACCGTCGTCCTGTACGACGGCTCGCCCGCCTACCCGGACACCCTGGCGACGTTCCGCCTCGCGGAGCGGCTCGGCGTCACGTTCTTCGGCACGAGCGCGCGGTTCCTGCAAGGCCTGGCGGCGGAAGGCGCGAGGCCCGGCGACGCTTGCGACCTGAGCGCGCTGCGCACCGTCGCCTCGACGGGCTCGCCCCTCTCGCCGCGCGGGTTCGAGTACGTCTACGCCGCGCTCAAGGAGGACGTCCACCTGGCGAGCATCTCGGGCGGCACGGACATCGTGGGCTGCTTCATGCTCGGCGTTCCGACGCTGCCCGTGTTCGCCGGTGAGATCCAACGCCCGGGGCTCGGCGTCGACCTCCGCGTGCTGGACGAGAGCGGGAACGAGGTGCGCGAGGCGGCGGGGGAGCTCGTCTGCGCCTCCGCGCTCCCCTCGATGCCCCTCCGCTTCGTCGGCGACGACGACTTCGGGCGCTACACCGCCGCCTACTTCGGCGTCTACGCCGGGCTCTGGCGCCACGGCGACCTCGTGGAACGAACCGGCAACGGCGGGATCGTCGTCTACGGTCGGTCGGACGCCACCCTCAACCCCGGCGGGGTGCGCATAGGCACGGCGGAGATCTACCGCCCGCTCGAGGCGATCGGGGAGGTGAGGGAGGCGGTGGCCGTGGCCAAGCGCACGGGTGCCGACGGTGAGGACCAGGAGATCTGGCTCCTCGTCGTGCTACGCGCGGGCGCGAGCCTCGGAGGCGGGCTGGAGGCGCGCGTGAAGCAAGCCATCCGCGAGGCGGCGTCGCCGCGCCACGTGCCGAAGCGCGTCGTGGACGTTCCCGAGCTGCCGCGCACTCGCTCCGGCAAGGTCATGGAGCTGGCCGTGACGCGCTTGGTGAACGGCGAGCCGATCGCCAACCGCGAGGTCGTCGCGAACCCTGAGTCGCTCGACGCGCTGGCCCGACGCTTGGCTAGCCTTTGA
- a CDS encoding ABC transporter transmembrane domain-containing protein — translation MAFSRIRRNAPTGTDDEGGPASRSRRLSREDLARLGRLFSFLRPHRGTVVAGVIAVAVSGALGLVFPLLIRDLLNSAFRPGTAPSLATAELNRVALVLLGLMLVQAVFNFLRVYLLGRVGEAVVADMRTRVFGHLIGLPVSFFETRKTGELTSRLTADIATLQAAVSQQLAQFVNQGITLLGGLVVLLVLEWRLTLLMLGVIPAVVVAAAFFGRGLRKASTAFQDDLAEATAVADEAFASVRVVKSFTAEGWERDRYDRAIGDAFRSALKRVRLRAYFVPAVMLAMSAGLAVVLWYGGRLAVSGALGSGDLVAFLLITVFVAGSIGTFTDLWAQLQQAVGASRRVFEILDETSDLPEPAEPVQLAADAGHVRFEDVGFSYGRGKDDVIKGVTLEARPGEVVAIVGPSGAGKSTLISLVPRFYDVTAGRLSVGGVDVRDLATAELRKRIGMVPQETQLFSGSILENLRYGRPEATDAEVQAAARAANAHDFITAFPDGYRTQVGERGVMLSGGQRQRLAIARALLKDPTILVLDEATSSLDSESEALVQQALDVLMRGRTTFVVAHRLSTVRRADRIVVLAGGTVVESGTHDQLLARGGVYAELYRLQFAGAERAGATLAARP, via the coding sequence GTGGCTTTCTCTCGCATCCGCCGTAATGCCCCGACAGGCACGGACGACGAGGGCGGTCCGGCGTCGCGCTCCCGCCGCCTGAGCCGCGAGGACCTCGCGCGCCTCGGCCGCCTGTTCTCGTTCCTGCGGCCCCACAGGGGGACGGTGGTGGCAGGCGTGATCGCCGTCGCCGTCTCCGGCGCGCTCGGCCTCGTCTTCCCCCTCCTGATACGCGACCTGCTCAACTCGGCGTTCCGGCCGGGCACGGCCCCGAGCCTCGCCACGGCGGAGCTCAACCGCGTGGCGCTCGTGCTCCTCGGCCTCATGCTCGTCCAGGCGGTGTTCAACTTCCTGCGCGTCTACCTGCTCGGCCGCGTCGGCGAGGCGGTGGTCGCCGACATGCGCACGCGCGTCTTCGGCCACCTCATCGGGCTCCCCGTCTCCTTCTTCGAGACGCGCAAGACGGGCGAGCTGACCTCGCGGCTCACGGCCGACATCGCCACGCTCCAGGCGGCCGTGTCACAACAGCTCGCGCAGTTCGTCAACCAGGGGATAACGCTCCTCGGCGGGCTGGTGGTGCTCCTCGTCCTCGAGTGGCGCCTGACGCTCCTGATGCTCGGCGTCATCCCCGCCGTAGTCGTGGCGGCTGCGTTCTTCGGCCGCGGGCTGCGCAAGGCGAGCACCGCGTTCCAGGACGACCTGGCGGAGGCGACGGCCGTGGCGGACGAGGCCTTCGCCTCCGTCCGCGTCGTCAAGTCGTTCACGGCCGAGGGGTGGGAGCGCGACCGCTACGACCGCGCCATCGGCGACGCGTTCCGGAGCGCCTTGAAACGCGTGAGGCTGAGGGCGTACTTCGTGCCGGCGGTCATGCTCGCCATGTCGGCCGGCCTCGCGGTCGTACTCTGGTACGGCGGCCGCCTCGCCGTGTCCGGGGCGCTGGGAAGCGGCGACCTCGTCGCGTTCCTGCTCATCACGGTCTTCGTGGCGGGCTCCATCGGCACCTTCACGGACCTGTGGGCGCAGTTGCAGCAGGCGGTCGGGGCCTCCCGGCGCGTGTTCGAGATCCTCGACGAGACCAGCGACCTGCCAGAGCCTGCCGAGCCCGTCCAGCTCGCGGCCGACGCGGGGCACGTCCGTTTCGAGGACGTGGGCTTCAGCTACGGACGCGGCAAGGATGACGTCATCAAGGGGGTGACGTTGGAGGCCCGACCGGGCGAGGTCGTCGCCATCGTCGGCCCGAGCGGCGCGGGCAAGAGCACCCTCATCAGTCTCGTGCCGCGCTTCTACGACGTTACGGCCGGGCGCCTGAGCGTCGGCGGCGTCGACGTACGCGACCTCGCCACCGCCGAACTGCGCAAGCGCATCGGGATGGTCCCGCAGGAGACGCAGCTCTTCTCGGGCAGCATCCTGGAGAACCTGCGCTACGGTCGGCCAGAGGCGACGGACGCCGAGGTGCAGGCCGCGGCGCGGGCCGCCAACGCGCACGACTTCATCACGGCGTTCCCGGACGGCTACCGTACCCAGGTCGGCGAGCGGGGCGTCATGCTGTCGGGCGGCCAGCGGCAGCGGCTCGCCATCGCCCGCGCGCTCCTGAAGGACCCGACCATCCTCGTGCTCGACGAGGCTACGAGCTCGCTCGACAGCGAGTCGGAGGCGCTCGTGCAGCAGGCCCTCGACGTGCTCATGCGCGGGCGGACGACGTTCGTCGTGGCCCACCGGCTCTCCACCGTGCGCCGTGCCGACAGGATCGTCGTGCTGGCGGGCGGGACGGTCGTCGAGTCCGGCACCCACGACCAGCTCCTGGCGCGCGGCGGGGTGTACGCCGAGCTCTACCGATTGCAGTTCGCGGGCGCCGAACGCGCCGGCGCCACGCTGGCCGCCCGCCCGTAG
- a CDS encoding DUF4388 domain-containing protein — protein MLKGSLKSAPLSDVFQLIALSQKSGILTVERKEKHARIYFTQGRVAYAHMRSGAHLGEVLVRMDLVTALEVQEILMTQRRESPGTLLGRMAVERGILTEDDLARAIERQAFDVVGEVLTWSDGAFEFHDVDANASQVPFGHGVDALVLLMRVIQSTEEVREVSVPPEAVFSRSGDPTKADLPPGAWEVLAQVDSKSSARAIAAELDMGEQRVYHVLGQLERLRVVERSPYLADEPLVLVVGASQALRRLIMLALQRGGLRTATTGYEDVVAGISEHHPRALLVDDDEGRAWDLVRELRKGGAQAHLPVLVLVDEPPRAGLFRRLPKAEWLVKPFQELELQNEVAQLLGRRGPVGSS, from the coding sequence ATGCTGAAGGGGAGCCTGAAGAGCGCCCCCCTCTCCGACGTCTTCCAGCTCATCGCGCTCAGTCAGAAGTCGGGCATCCTCACGGTGGAGCGCAAGGAGAAGCACGCGCGCATCTACTTCACCCAGGGCAGGGTCGCGTACGCGCACATGCGCTCGGGCGCCCACCTCGGCGAGGTGCTCGTGCGCATGGACCTCGTCACCGCGCTCGAGGTGCAAGAGATCCTGATGACGCAGAGGCGGGAGAGCCCGGGCACGTTGCTTGGGCGCATGGCGGTGGAACGGGGCATCCTCACGGAGGACGACCTCGCGCGGGCCATCGAACGCCAGGCGTTCGATGTCGTCGGCGAGGTGCTCACGTGGTCGGACGGCGCCTTCGAGTTCCACGACGTCGACGCGAACGCCTCGCAGGTCCCCTTCGGCCACGGCGTCGACGCCCTCGTCCTACTCATGCGCGTCATCCAGAGCACCGAGGAGGTGCGGGAGGTCAGCGTCCCCCCCGAGGCCGTCTTCTCGCGCTCCGGCGACCCGACCAAGGCGGACCTGCCGCCCGGCGCGTGGGAAGTACTGGCCCAGGTCGACTCCAAGAGCTCCGCCAGGGCGATAGCGGCCGAGCTGGACATGGGTGAGCAGCGCGTCTACCACGTGCTCGGTCAGTTGGAGCGGCTCCGGGTCGTCGAGCGCTCGCCGTACCTGGCGGACGAGCCCCTCGTCCTCGTGGTCGGGGCGAGTCAGGCGCTGAGGCGGCTCATCATGCTCGCGCTGCAGCGCGGTGGGCTGCGCACGGCAACGACCGGGTACGAGGACGTGGTCGCGGGCATCTCCGAGCACCATCCGCGCGCCCTGCTGGTCGACGACGACGAGGGACGCGCGTGGGACCTGGTCCGCGAGTTGCGCAAGGGCGGAGCCCAGGCCCATCTGCCGGTGCTCGTCCTCGTGGACGAGCCGCCGCGCGCCGGGCTCTTCCGCCGCCTCCCGAAGGCCGAATGGCTCGTGAAGCCGTTCCAGGAGCTCGAGCTGCAGAACGAGGTCGCGCAGCTCCTCGGAAGGCGCGGACCGGTCGGGTCGTCCTGA
- a CDS encoding sugar ABC transporter permease produces the protein MTGESQAGARRTRDRRDRGTSSLLRAERRTAYGLLLPTFIILAIIAAYPFGRVVYSSLTNAKFASSQPTSFVGLDNYRTLLSFTIRELPARRDDAGQVVRQDGRVQYESAVSVLPRSPQRYRQVFQFGLLGKRYVLGAISADFIRAVWDTVVFTVIAVALETVLGMVIALALASNFRGRGLMRAAMLVPWAVITVVSARIWEWMLQPTRAGLFNALGSYLGLSDGRTDFFGNPTLQLPSMIMMDVWKTTPFMALLLLAGLSTIPSEYAEAAKVDGAGVVRRFFGITLPLLTPTLAVALIFRTLDSLRVFDIFQVVLGNQRYSMASFAQDMLISRRDMGLSSAASVTIFVIIFVFAILYVRSMKVDTQ, from the coding sequence ATGACGGGTGAGAGCCAGGCGGGAGCGCGCCGGACACGCGACCGGCGCGACCGCGGAACGTCGAGCCTACTGCGAGCGGAGCGGCGGACGGCCTACGGCCTCCTGCTCCCCACCTTCATCATCCTGGCGATCATCGCCGCCTACCCGTTCGGGCGCGTCGTGTACTCGAGCTTGACCAACGCCAAGTTCGCCAGCTCGCAACCCACGAGCTTCGTCGGCCTCGACAACTACCGCACCCTCCTGTCCTTCACCATCCGGGAGCTGCCGGCCCGCCGCGACGACGCCGGTCAGGTCGTGAGGCAGGACGGCCGCGTGCAGTACGAGTCGGCGGTATCCGTCCTCCCGCGCTCGCCCCAGCGTTACCGGCAGGTCTTCCAGTTCGGGCTCCTAGGTAAGCGCTACGTGCTCGGCGCCATCTCCGCCGACTTCATAAGGGCGGTGTGGGACACGGTCGTGTTCACGGTCATCGCCGTCGCGCTCGAGACGGTGCTCGGCATGGTCATAGCGTTGGCCCTCGCGAGCAACTTCCGCGGCCGCGGGCTGATGCGCGCCGCGATGCTCGTGCCCTGGGCAGTGATCACCGTCGTGTCGGCCCGCATCTGGGAGTGGATGCTGCAACCCACGCGGGCGGGGCTCTTCAACGCCCTCGGCTCGTACCTGGGGCTCTCCGACGGCCGCACCGACTTCTTCGGCAACCCCACGCTGCAGCTACCGAGCATGATCATGATGGACGTCTGGAAGACGACGCCGTTCATGGCGCTGCTCCTGCTCGCGGGCCTCTCCACCATCCCGAGCGAGTACGCGGAGGCCGCCAAGGTGGACGGCGCCGGAGTCGTGAGGCGCTTCTTCGGCATCACCCTGCCCCTGCTCACACCGACGCTCGCGGTGGCCCTCATCTTCCGCACCCTCGATTCGCTCCGCGTGTTCGATATCTTCCAGGTGGTACTCGGCAACCAACGCTATTCGATGGCGAGCTTCGCCCAGGACATGCTCATCAGTCGTCGCGACATGGGGCTCTCGTCGGCGGCATCGGTGACCATCTTCGTCATCATCTTCGTCTTCGCGATCCTCTACGTCCGCTCCATGAAGGTGGACACGCAGTGA